The genomic interval taagtatttgatacatcagaaaagcagaacttaatatttggtacagaaacctttgtttgcaattacagagatcatacattttctgtagtttttgaccaggtttgcacacactgcaacaaggattttggcccactcctccatacagaccttctccagatccttcaggtttcggggctgtcgctgggcaatacagactttcagctccctccaaagatgttctattgggttcaggtgtggagactggctaggccaccccaggtgcttcttacggagccactccttagttgccctggctgtgtgtttcgggtcgttgtcatgctggaagacccagccacgacccatcttcaatgctcttactgagggaaggaggttgttggccaagatctcgcgatacatggccccatccatcctcccctcaatacggtgcagtcgtcctgtcccctttgcagaaaagcatccccaaagaatgatgtttccacctccatgcttcacggttgggatggtgttcttggggttgtactcatccttcttcttcctccaaacacggcgagtggagtgtagaccaaaaagctctatttttgtctcatcagaccacatgaccttctcccattcctcctctggatcatccagatggtcactggcaaacttcaaatGGGCCTGGACTGACggggtagtgtgttactaatggttttctttgagactgtggtcccagctctcttcaggtcattgaccaggttctgccatgtagttctgggctgatccctcaccttcctcatgatcattgatgccccacaaggtgagatcttgcatggagccccagactgagggagattgaccgtcatcttgaacttcttccattttctaataattgcgccaacagttgttgccttctcaccaagctgcttgcctattgtcctgtagcccatcccaaccttgtacaggtctacaattttatccctgatgtccttacacagctctctggtcttggccattgtggagaggttggagtctgtttgattgagtgtgtggacagatgtcttttatacaggtaacaagttcaatacatacaatgtgatattctggattttagatttttttttaattacagacctctacatgctttgtaagtaggaaaacctgcaaaatcaggtgtatcaaatacttgttctccccactgtactgtATCAACTGTGCTGTGATAAACTGAATCACCTCAAATGAATTTACAACAAATACATTCCATTGCCTGAGCCATATCGATTGGCATAATTTGAAAGAACATTCtacattacatattattacatCAGTAAATGGATCAATAGAATATAGACCATGGAGATAGAAGGCACACAGTCCAGAACTCTGattaaacaatgtacatttgtcaAATCTGTCACAATTGTCCAATGTGGTCTGACTTGGGATTTCAGATTTGGGTTGTTCATGCTAcataacatttagaaaaaaatattctcatgTTTAAAAGCATTTACTGCTAAATATTACCTCCTGTTTGTACTTGACGCACAGAAATGAAGATGGTAGTCAAAGTTGTATTAAGGTGTTTTCCAGTCAATTGGTGGCAATGACATTAAGAAATATTGGGATTGATATCCATAGACATATTATCAATGCATGTGACTGTATTATGCATGTGACAAATAACCAAGTGACTGTATTATTCCATGGGGATTAACTTAATGAGTAAAGTCTTTGTCCTTTTTTTGATTGTAGCAAATAAATATGTTCAAAGCTTTGGCTCCAAGTGGAGCAGTGATTCTGCCATTTGATcatattaaacaaaatatttgtcaaTTATATCCAAGCTTGTTTGTAATGGAGTGGCTTGGACTACCATTGATGGTGCTATACAATTGGTACCTCTTATATACCTCAAACGGTTTGAACGTTGTCAAGGAGGGTGGTCACAAAACAGAGGACCCAAGTTTGTGCCCAGTGAGGGGTGAAGCGAACTGTCAGGAAGGAAGCTATACTTTTAGTAACAGCACACGGGATGTCGGTTTCgctggtgccgtgacccggatgaTAACTTGAACTCATGCTTGCAGGTTCCATGTTcttaccaactgagctacaaaTGACCAGCATTGGCCAAGATAGGGTTCCCATTTGGAAATTCTTTCCCTGGCCCATAATAACAGTTGAGCTTGCAGATTCATGACCTACCACAGGGAGTTGCTAGAGGGCCTTTTAAAAATAAACCACCGCTGGGCAAGGCTCAGGCAGTTTGACCCATGGCCAAGTTTTAGTCCTCTGTCCTTGTCATCTTCTCAAAACCCTTTAGATAAGAAAGCAGGAGGTACAGTGTGACCCTCTCCTCTAACCTCTATTTGATTGGCTAGACAAAGAGAAGTCAGTTGAGTAACAGCTTAggggtgtttatgtgtgtgtgtgtgtgcttgggtgTTATGGTTATATACCTCCCACGTGTTGCACCGGCCCCAGCAGGCCTCGGTGTCAATACGGAGGCTCTTGCATCCAGGCTTCTGTGCCATGAAGGAAAACTCCCGCACCGTGCAGCCACGGAAACTACTGTGCAGCTGGGATATCACTGCAACGCAAAGGCCTGCGCCGACCAACACAAGGAGGGTCAGAGAGAGGGTGGTGCGTAGCAGCATCCTAAAACTGAAAGCGATGTgtgtagagacagacagagagggaaataaatggagagaaagatagagtgGCAATGTTGGGAAAGGTCTGAGGACTTAACCCATTTAAATGCATACATCACATTTGCATCTGGTTCATAACATCTGACTGGCCACATGAAAATCACATAATATAATCAGTTCAATCATACATCATATAAGACAAGTGGGTCAAACCAAAGCCATTTAAACAGACTGCTGTACTGTATagcaatatttttaaataaattctgTTCTGAGACTACAATCTAGAACTCCACCTAGCGTTGATCCTGACTCCTGAACGGCTTACAGAGTGATTCTGCTAAGTCTGAGTAAGAAAATACGGTGATAACTTATTTTAATCATAATGGGTTTCAAACATAGATGTTAGTCAGTGATAAGCCtactattatttattatgtacatttgggGTAAAATGTTTacgtttaaatatttttaacatttacataagcAGATAGACATACGTTCAAATATCAGGTCTTGGTCACACGCATATATTTACCTGAAAACGTCTTTGTTGGTAACGGCAAGGCTGGTGGTCCAACTGCAAAAAAACCTGGAGTGACGTGCGTGATGCCAAGAGACATCACGCGCCGCATCCATTAAGATTTGAATAACAGatgaataattaaaacatttcccaaatATTGTCAACAAACAGATAATCAGTAACATCGAAGGCAGCCTAAACAAACCTGTTTGGTAGCCCAAAGTCCAGttgaataataattaattattaaaaaccaATCTTGGTTCATTGTACTCCAATGGATGGTCCGAATAtgtgctctctctgtctgaacGGAACGTATTCCTTGTTGTTTTAAGTCCGATTAAATTGGACGGACACTCTGACATCATAGCAATTATAACAATATGCCATAAAACTTGGCGACTCCCTGGAAAACGGATGGCGGTGCTTGTCAATATTGTCTTAACCCCTACATCTGGTAAGAGAATATGTACTAAAGCTAATctggttctttctctctctttgactTCTCAACTTTGCCGAAATCATTCACTGGCCTGGGATTGTTACTCTATTCTGTTATAGACCATAACTTAAAATACTACTGATCCTTaagaaaaaactgtattttccaCACTTTCCTGATCAAGCAGGCTAAGTATAGAAAATGTctgaaaatatgtattaaaaACTGTGTCTCTGTATTTCAGCACTTGGAATTAGAAATTCTATGATTTTAATGCTGTCAAATTTACAGCATGTTTTTGGATaccaaaagtattcagacagaACAACATTATATGCAATAAAGTAGTTGTGTATATTTCTTGGATTGCATGTCCTTTGATTGCCATTTCTACAAACAATATCCATCAGAAGATGCTATCTTCTCTGGTGTTTCTCTGCTAGACCTGTACATCTGTGATCTTCGGTTCCTGCTTGTTTCATGGCCTTTTTGCCTTCACTCATCTTCAGCTTGTGAAAGGCATACACAATTGTTTCAGACAGAGTAAACTAGTTGGTCAGAAATTCCACTTTTTCTGCCTAAAAAGTCCTAGTTAGCTATGGCATGTGTTTGGTAAAACTGTTGTGCTACAGGACATGATGTAGTGCTCTGCAATATGTTGTTCATCCTACCATGTCAGCAGTTACATAATCAGTGACGACAAGTGAGTCAGTTTCAGTGACATGTTAATCTTTGCCTCCACAACACCTTTTTCCATAACTCTGCAGGCTATTTTTGGTAATTATTTGGACACTTTTTTAGGCTAACCAGTTGGTCATCCACTGCAGAAATCTTCTTTGGTCTACCAGGCCTTCATTTGCCATTGCTGAACTCACCAGTGCTttcattcttcttctaaatgtACCAAACACTTGATTTTGgcctaatgttttggctataTATCAGATTTTTCTTCCTCATGATAGCCAGCTTGACTAATTTGCTCCTGATGTTGTCAGACCCGAGCAaccaaattaaaatgcaaatacaaagcCTACAATCAAGACTAGGCATAGACTGCTTTCTTTTTCATGCAGTtatgatgcaaacaaacaaacctgcCTGATGAGACAGACATAAAGcaaattgtccaaatacttttggtacctAAAAATAGATGTGTTGTCATTCCTAAATGGTTCATCATGGATGATAAATACTGTAATaactgtatcatttcaaatagaAATCACTAGAATATTTAGCCAAAAGACAAACGTGTCACTGTCCAAACTCTTTTAGAGTTGAATATATCAAATATCGACCTTAAACTGTGTATGTGCCATATAACGTAGATGGAGTGAATAGTAACAAAAGAGCATGTTGCTTTCAAAATCAGTAATAAACCACAAGACACAAATAAGACACACAGGCTCCTCCATTGTTTTCTCAAAGTGAAGTTAATTTAGCACATCAGCATTTCCTTTCTACAACCCTAGTTGAACTTGACTATACATTCATCTCCCCAGCTTTTGGTCcctggaaaaaaaatacattgtcatcATCAATCGTTTCTATGTTTCTGAGTATGGATAGCCTACAGACCAGACCAGGAGGACAGTGCAATTCTAGTTTAGTGATGCTACGTATGCATACATATTCAATCCATTATTCCATAATTATTGCCGTTCTATAGTTCTACTAAGTGACTTAAGGGagcctcttctctcctctgatAAATCGAGTTCTAATTCCAAAATGTCCTGAATTCCCAAATTCTGGAATTCCTGGAATTATTATTTTAGATCTAGAACGGAatatttaaaaggaaagttCTCATACTGACTGACACAGGGGGCAATTATGGTTAAGCAAACATCATAAAGTGAATTTTAAACATAGTGAGTTTTTCCCCTACTtgttccatttttgttttgttgaaaattaaaaaacagttaTAAGAGTGCTGGTTTGGTTGTCTTGGTAACAAGATGCCAGCAGAACCTCCAGATTAACAATCAATCAAAAGTGTTACATTCTGATTCAAACCCTGTTCCAACGAaatgaaaggaagagagagaggaaagagagatcaATGccacctctctccatctatAACTCTGTCTACACACATCTCCTCACTGTTTTACTtgtaactgacacacacacacacgcacacacgcacacactcacacacatgccacGCATACACAAAAACTTCCACCACCTCTCCATCTCACttccatacagacacacaaacatacacccaAATTCTCATCTTAAGACCTTTGCAATGATTCcagagattaaataaaaaataaatgttctaatATCAGATATCAACAAAATGGACATACAAAAATGTAACCAGaaatatgtaaacaaattcAAAGTCATTTCATCAAATCAAtgaatcataataataattcacAGCAGTACAGTAAGACAGTGTGATATTAAGGACAAAATTCAAAGTGGTACACTGAGCCTGCACCCCAAACGTCACCTTATTCCCATAGtgccctttttttcttttcttttcaataaaAGCACTATGTAGGAAGCAAGGTGCCATTtcagacacaaagacacccggTCTATACCCCTCTACACACATTATTTGAAACAAATGAGAATATTGCTAAAAGAATGTGGTTTTCTGACTCTCCTCTCCCACCTTCAAATATGAACTGACAAGAATAATGACACATCAGAACATTATTTTAGTATAGCAGCTTAGGGGTCAGCCCAAATCATACACCGTGTTTGGCTTTAATGGCTCCCTAATATCTAAAAAGtaaactacttttgaccagggctacCATAGGGCTCTCGTcaaatatagtgcactacacagGGAAAAGGGTGCCACTTAAGATGCAAATAAGGGACCCTATCCCTTATATAAAGCACTACTTTAGGCCAGTAGTAATGCTCTACAATATGGATAAAGAGGAACCATACAGACATACCAAATCAGATTATTTTTGATTGATCTCATTGATCAAAATACCAATTTGGCCATACAAAGTTTATCTAATCATGGTTAACAGGAAGTCCTGCCTCTTCACAtgaaaaaaaagtctaaaagttTTGTATCTCTTGATGCTTTGAGGAAATTATTTCTACtacttttcaatttttttatggGAAGAGCTGGGGCATCTGTTAAACAGTAAATATACTTCTGTTGACGGAGTGGATCAGAAATGTGAATTGGGCTACAGTAGGCTGCGTTAACAtaggcagcccaattctgatatTTCAGAATAGATTGAATGTAACTGGTAAAATTCCAGTTAGTGGAAAAATTATCATAGCTTGGCTGCCCGTGTAAACGTGGCCATAGTGGACTACATTGTGCCGGTAGTGCACTAGTTCTGTAGCGCTTAAGGTGCGATTTGGACTGTGCTCTAGTTCTGCTAAAGCTTTTGAAGTGCTACACTAAAGATTCGCCCACCAACACTATAATATTCATAAAAACATCAGAAGTTGGAGAAGTAGAGTAAAGAATAGAAGAAGGAACAATATTATttacttcatcatcatcatcattcctcttcatcttttgGGACGGTAAAAAGTCCTTTGTTGGAGAGAGCCAGGAAATCGGTTCCACATCAAAACCTAAACAGCTAGAACCAGCACCaatgggcctgtgtgtgtgtgtgtgtatatgtgtgtgcgtacgtgtgtgtttgcgtgtgtgtgatagactcagagagggagaaaattaAAGATGTTTGTGATAGACTGTGTGTGCAggggtgtttgtgtatgtgtgcgtgtgtgtgtgtagtcttgCAGTCAGTGTGTAGAGGACTGGGGTGATGTTATAACAAAGATGTTTGCAcatgtgtgtatacagtatatatttgtgtgtgactgttcaGGTGTACATTCTTGGACTGTGTGTTTAAATGCGTGGGTCCGCTCCTTTGTGtaagcatgtttgtttttgagggTGTGTATTTGTCTGCATGTATGTGCTTCTATGTCTATAccatctatctctctgtgtCCTCTTTCTATGCTGGTACTGATACTCCGCTGTCTGGTTCTAGGTGGTAGAAGGGGCTCCGCTGAGATCAAGGTCTGGATGCTCAGGGAGTGCCGTCTGTGGGGAGGAGGGCTGGGCAGACTCCCCTCTCTCCTGGAGGTTCTTCTGATTGCGGCTGGCCTCCCCCAGGGTCTGCAGCCGTCGCTCCTGTTGTTCCTCAAGCCCCCGCCACAGCTCAGTGCGCTCACGctccctcttcatctccctGTAGGTGAGTTGGGATGGACGAGAAAGAGGGAGGCAAATAGGGATGTTTTGTCAATCAATGGAATGTAGCGAACTGCATTGGGAGCGAGGAGGAGTAGTACCAGGCTGTTGCACTCAcggacacacacgcactcacttCTGCTTCTCCACTTTGTACGATGCAGTGAGGTCATCAAAGAGCTTGCTGTTCATCTCCATGAAAGTTTTCAGAACGTTGTAGATCAGTGAGACTATCGTCctacaaaaaaagagagagatgaatggAGAGGAGGTtgaaggtagagagagggaggacaggaggaagGGAGACACATGGAAGGAAGGAGGAGGATAAAGATGATAgaacagagagatgaagggatcAGAGGGAGAAATAAAGGAAGGAGAGCGAGATAGCGAGTGACGGAGTGTAGGATGGTAAGAGAAAGCAAGTTGGGTTGTTCTTATCTGCAGATATTCCCAGGGTTCAAACCAAATTAAATAGGTTAATGGTCACTCACTGGTTCCAGTGCTCCTTGGACACCCTGTAGAGCGTTGCGAAGACCAGTGGTAGAATCACCTGACAGTTCTCCTCTATCAGAGACAGGATGTACTCATTGTTCCAGAAATACAAAGCCCTCTCCGCTACCTATtacagggagggagtgagggaaggaaggaaagaaagagaaagcagGTGGGGGGTTGGAAGGAAATGGAGAAggtaagggagagagggatgacgaAAGGGGCATTATTGTCTAGATAATTTGTCTTCATGATCCAGTTGCTAGGTCTTAGAGTGTGCCATGTTTTGAAGACttctgcctccagtgcacatgtactgctgcagcatggatttGAATCTGGCCCACCGTTCTATTAGCAATAAACTCTTCTAAATTTTCTAAACCAGTATCTCTATCAAAATAAAGCATGGAAAAGCAAACAGTACAAAAAAGTTCTCAAATTATAAGGTTTGTCCTGCCCAAGTGTGAAGGGCCTAAATGTGTGAGCTGAAGATGAGATGCATGCAGCAATCGGTGAGTttgtaggtatgtgtgtgtgtatacctggAAGTGTGGGCTGGAAATGCAGGCAGATATCTGTTTGAAGAGAGGCTCCTGAACGCGAATAAACTGAGACGGCTCGATCACATCTAGTATCTCCTCTATCTCACCTA from Esox lucius isolate fEsoLuc1 chromosome 24, fEsoLuc1.pri, whole genome shotgun sequence carries:
- the LOC105006357 gene encoding glycoprotein hormone beta-5-like, translating into MLLRTTLSLTLLVLVGAGLCVAVISQLHSSFRGCTVREFSFMAQKPGCKSLRIDTEACWGRCNTWEKPLPEPPYIQRHHRVCSYGRTRYLMARLPGCLPHVSPLYPYPVALQCHCTVCSTEDTECETF